Proteins encoded together in one Bradyrhizobium sp. CB82 window:
- a CDS encoding outer membrane protein, producing MKTFLLGAAAVLALAAPAAAADIPARPYTKAPAYTAPQVVYNWTGFYVGGHVGGAFAGDNTFQSSSARFLGGVQGGFDYQFAPNWVAGIEAQYSWLPSNNNGVLFPAGTLVTSNSNQLGSVTGRLGYTWGPALVYAKGGYAWRNNNFGASVGGVPTAVATTGNNKDGYTVGAGLEYMFAPNWSAKAEYQYYNFGNTTVTAGPADVVGVRGREDDHTVKVGVNYRFGWGGPAGSRY from the coding sequence ATGAAGACGTTTTTGCTCGGCGCAGCCGCTGTGCTCGCGCTGGCAGCGCCAGCCGCCGCGGCCGACATACCGGCGCGTCCCTATACCAAGGCCCCGGCCTACACGGCTCCGCAGGTCGTCTATAACTGGACGGGCTTCTACGTCGGCGGCCATGTCGGCGGTGCGTTTGCCGGCGACAACACCTTCCAGTCGAGCAGCGCCCGCTTCCTTGGCGGCGTGCAGGGCGGCTTCGACTATCAGTTCGCACCCAACTGGGTAGCGGGCATTGAGGCCCAGTATTCCTGGCTGCCATCCAACAACAATGGCGTCCTGTTTCCGGCCGGCACGCTGGTGACCTCCAATAGCAACCAGCTCGGCTCGGTGACGGGCCGCCTCGGCTACACCTGGGGCCCGGCGCTGGTCTACGCCAAGGGCGGCTACGCCTGGCGCAACAACAATTTCGGCGCCAGCGTCGGCGGTGTGCCCACCGCGGTCGCCACCACCGGCAACAACAAGGACGGCTACACCGTCGGTGCCGGCCTCGAATACATGTTCGCGCCGAACTGGTCGGCCAAGGCCGAGTACCAGTACTATAATTTCGGCAACACCACCGTCACCGCCGGCCCGGCCGACGTCGTCGGCGTCCGCGGCCGGGAGGACGACCATACCGTCAAGGTCGGCGTGAACTACCGCTTCGGCTGGGGCGGCCCGGCCGGCTCGCGCTACTGA
- a CDS encoding GNAT family N-acetyltransferase: MHSLHAGATSARRLGAGAVLVRAIEEHARRRGFARIFLYTISAAPFYQRLGWDLVEHTDWKGFGKTAFMSRTIQSMSQRS; the protein is encoded by the coding sequence GTGCACAGCTTGCACGCTGGTGCGACCTCGGCTCGGCGGCTTGGGGCCGGCGCCGTGCTGGTGCGTGCGATCGAGGAGCATGCCCGCCGGCGCGGCTTTGCGCGGATTTTCCTCTACACGATCAGCGCCGCCCCGTTCTATCAGCGACTCGGCTGGGACCTCGTCGAGCACACCGACTGGAAGGGGTTTGGCAAAACCGCCTTCATGTCGCGCACGATCCAGTCAATGTCGCAGCGGTCATAG